From Pseudomonas sp. stari2, a single genomic window includes:
- a CDS encoding MerR family transcriptional regulator, whose translation MPVMTDVRPAFPASVALEREELFPIREVARLTGVNPVTLRAWERRYGLIQPTRTESGHRLYSMTDIERVRSIVDWIDRGVAVSKIGRILAKTEPMKVLAPFISDDSVQTDYLQWQEQVRHAVGSFDDQALDQLYGQIFSSYALPVVFQDILMPLWLQMLQRQDAFGQTSEWLFFDGFLRAKVLQRIVMLRGSQPRKVIVSALAGQCRELELLVAALFLSGNDAGVRVLTTGQPFDELTLVCEKTRPQALVLFSNHAPTAELPRRLNRLALSLDCQLMLAGDAADLAQDSLAGSAVGCLGNEGSTMRQRMNRFLAGTLDT comes from the coding sequence ATGCCTGTCATGACTGACGTTCGTCCTGCTTTCCCGGCCTCTGTTGCGCTGGAGCGCGAAGAGCTTTTCCCTATCCGCGAAGTAGCGCGGCTGACCGGCGTGAACCCGGTTACGCTGCGCGCCTGGGAGCGTCGCTACGGTTTGATCCAGCCGACACGCACCGAAAGTGGGCATCGTTTGTATTCGATGACCGATATCGAGCGCGTTCGCAGCATCGTCGACTGGATCGATCGGGGTGTCGCCGTGAGCAAGATCGGCAGGATTCTGGCCAAGACCGAGCCGATGAAAGTCCTGGCCCCGTTCATATCCGATGACAGTGTGCAGACGGACTACCTGCAGTGGCAGGAACAGGTTCGGCACGCGGTCGGTTCATTCGACGATCAGGCGCTGGATCAGCTCTACGGCCAGATTTTCTCCTCCTATGCATTGCCTGTAGTGTTTCAGGACATCCTGATGCCGTTATGGCTGCAAATGTTGCAGCGTCAGGACGCTTTCGGACAAACCAGCGAGTGGCTGTTCTTCGATGGTTTTCTGCGAGCGAAGGTGCTGCAGCGCATCGTCATGCTACGCGGCTCGCAACCGCGCAAGGTGATCGTCAGCGCACTGGCCGGTCAATGTCGTGAGCTTGAGTTACTGGTGGCGGCGCTGTTTCTCAGCGGCAATGACGCGGGTGTTCGTGTACTCACCACCGGCCAGCCGTTCGATGAACTGACGCTGGTGTGCGAAAAGACCAGGCCTCAGGCGCTGGTGCTGTTTTCCAATCATGCGCCGACTGCAGAGCTGCCACGACGTCTGAATCGTCTGGCCTTGAGTCTGGATTGTCAGTTGATGCTGGCGGGCGATGCCGCCGATCTGGCGCAGGACAGCCTCGCCGGATCAGCGGTCGGCTGCCTGGGCAATGAAGGATCGACCATGCGTCAACGCATGAATCGGTTTCTGGCGGGGACGCTGGATACCTGA
- a CDS encoding PAS domain-containing protein, translating to MINASLLQMVINASNDGIVVAEKEGDQDNILIYVNPAFEKLTGYTSEEILYQDCRFLQAGDRDQPSLELIRGVLRNGGSCREILRNYRKDGTPFWNELSLSTVKNADDGQTYFVGVQKDVTVQVKAQQRVAQLEAQVAALEAELAAIKATNGANKTAN from the coding sequence ATGATCAATGCCAGCCTGCTGCAAATGGTGATCAACGCGTCGAACGATGGAATCGTGGTGGCGGAAAAGGAAGGCGATCAGGACAACATTCTGATTTACGTGAATCCTGCTTTCGAAAAACTGACTGGCTATACCAGTGAAGAAATTCTTTATCAGGACTGCCGTTTCCTGCAGGCCGGAGATCGCGATCAGCCCAGTCTGGAATTGATTCGCGGCGTATTGAGAAACGGCGGCTCATGCCGCGAGATCCTGCGCAACTATCGCAAGGACGGCACACCGTTCTGGAACGAGCTGTCGCTATCAACGGTAAAAAATGCTGACGATGGACAGACGTACTTCGTCGGCGTGCAAAAGGACGTGACCGTTCAGGTCAAGGCGCAGCAGCGGGTGGCGCAGCTGGAAGCCCAAGTCGCGGCACTCGAGGCAGAACTGGCGGCCATCAAAGCGACGAACGGCGCAAACAAAACAGCGAACTAA
- a CDS encoding flavodoxin — protein sequence MKVAILSGSVYGTAEEVARHAQSLLNAAGFETFYNSRASLADLQTFGPEALLAVTSTTGMGELPDNLQPLYSSIRDQLPAAWRGLPGAVIALGDASYGDTFCGGGEQMRELFSELGVREVQDMLRIDASESVTPETDAEPWLEQLIATLKG from the coding sequence ATGAAAGTCGCCATCCTCTCCGGCTCGGTGTACGGCACGGCCGAAGAAGTCGCTCGCCACGCTCAGAGCCTGTTGAACGCCGCCGGTTTTGAAACCTTCTACAACTCGCGCGCCAGCCTCGCCGATCTCCAGACTTTCGGCCCCGAGGCCTTGCTCGCCGTGACTTCGACCACCGGCATGGGCGAGTTGCCGGACAACCTGCAACCGCTGTACTCGAGCATTCGCGACCAGTTGCCGGCGGCCTGGCGCGGTTTGCCCGGCGCAGTGATCGCCTTGGGCGACGCCAGTTACGGTGACACGTTCTGTGGCGGTGGCGAGCAGATGCGTGAATTGTTCAGTGAGCTGGGCGTGCGTGAAGTTCAGGACATGCTGCGTATTGACGCCAGCGAAAGCGTCACCCCGGAAACCGACGCGGAGCCATGGCTCGAGCAGTTGATCGCCACGCTCAAGGGCTGA
- a CDS encoding LysR family transcriptional regulator yields MEFKQLKSFVEVMHQGGFTQAAKTLHISQSAVSKQIAQLEQSLGTPLLDRLGSQLRLTAAGSVVLQRAEGMLRLRDELLTELDDLSHLARGELRLGLPLLGSDALFAGLFAEYRRRYPNISVQLLEGGSRNIEQAVLSGELELGGSLRPKDPQFDFQPFCDEPLDALLPRDHPLAAKGEIGLEELAETPFLLYQRSFVLNDRLLQACQQMGFTPKEGGRSGQADFLAALVAAGQGVVLLPSVVARGLVRPGVVRLTLKAPDYLRWDIAFIWRRGAYLSKAAQAWLALLRERGISP; encoded by the coding sequence ATGGAATTCAAACAGCTCAAAAGCTTCGTCGAAGTCATGCATCAGGGTGGTTTCACCCAGGCGGCGAAAACCCTGCACATCAGTCAGTCCGCCGTGAGCAAACAGATCGCCCAGCTCGAACAGAGCCTCGGCACCCCGCTGCTCGATCGCCTGGGTTCGCAATTGCGCCTGACCGCCGCCGGCAGCGTGGTGCTGCAACGGGCCGAAGGCATGCTGCGTTTGCGCGATGAATTGCTTACGGAACTGGATGACCTCAGTCATCTGGCGCGCGGCGAACTGCGACTCGGTTTGCCCTTGCTCGGCAGCGATGCACTGTTTGCCGGGCTGTTCGCCGAATACCGACGGCGTTACCCGAACATCAGTGTGCAGTTACTCGAAGGCGGCAGCCGAAACATCGAACAGGCGGTATTGAGTGGTGAACTGGAGCTGGGGGGCAGTCTGCGGCCGAAAGACCCACAGTTCGACTTCCAGCCATTCTGCGATGAACCGCTCGATGCGCTGCTGCCGCGGGATCACCCGTTGGCGGCAAAAGGTGAAATCGGTCTGGAGGAACTGGCTGAGACGCCGTTCCTTTTGTATCAGCGCAGTTTCGTACTCAACGATCGTTTGCTTCAGGCGTGCCAGCAGATGGGCTTCACCCCGAAAGAAGGTGGCCGTAGCGGTCAGGCGGATTTTCTTGCGGCACTGGTGGCCGCCGGGCAGGGCGTGGTGCTGCTGCCCAGCGTGGTGGCCCGCGGTCTGGTGCGGCCAGGCGTGGTTCGCCTGACCTTGAAGGCGCCCGACTATCTGCGCTGGGATATCGCGTTCATCTGGCGCCGGGGCGCCTATCTGTCAAAGGCTGCGCAGGCCTGGCTCGCACTGCTGCGCGAGCGCGGGATCAGCCCTTGA
- a CDS encoding CidA/LrgA family protein yields MKASTLKYLSRLLAELAVLLGLYLLGCQLAAWLAWPIPGGVIGMALLLLAFAFGWVKPAALQMGAGLLMAEMLLFFIPALMSLLDYGALLRNDGWRILLVIAASTLMVMLVTAFTVELAVRLRRSHEV; encoded by the coding sequence ATGAAAGCCTCGACCCTCAAATACCTCTCTCGCCTGCTGGCCGAACTGGCCGTGCTGCTTGGTCTCTATCTGCTCGGCTGCCAGTTGGCTGCATGGCTGGCATGGCCGATCCCCGGCGGCGTGATCGGCATGGCGTTGCTACTGTTGGCTTTTGCGTTTGGCTGGGTCAAACCGGCGGCGCTGCAAATGGGCGCGGGACTGCTGATGGCCGAGATGCTGCTGTTCTTCATTCCGGCCCTGATGAGCCTGCTGGATTACGGCGCATTGCTGCGTAATGACGGCTGGCGAATTCTGCTGGTGATTGCGGCGAGTACGCTGATGGTGATGCTGGTGACGGCGTTCACCGTGGAACTGGCCGTGCGCCTGAGGCGGTCCCATGAAGTTTGA